Proteins encoded together in one Buchnera aphidicola (Cinara piceae) window:
- a CDS encoding UvrD-helicase domain-containing protein, which translates to MILNKIQQKALHIINEPCLILAGAGSGKTSVIINKVVTLITIYQYDPKKIFAVTFTNKAAKEIELRLFKRLTIKQIQDITISTFHSLGLKIIRSEYKCLGLKSNFTLFDESEQLRLLKNITRSMKNCNVFFLKKLLYQISYWKNRLLNPNLARKYTNSSVDKQYIFFYEKYDSFLKQHNILDFNDLIFLPTILLKNNINIRLRWQKKIQYLLVDEYQDINISQYELIKLLCGYNSNFTVVGDNDQSIYSWRGAQQKIFYLLKYDFPNLNIIKMEQNYRSSGCILHAANILISNNANFFNKKLFSKLDYGNKIYIIMSINEIYEAQKIITYIKNHKKKNNKKYKDYAILYRSNYQVKVVESELIYQNIPYYIHSGRSFFDLLEIKDLLAYLRLIINHNDDLAFLRIINTPNRRIGLVTLKKLKDFAHINKISLFVASTDKRIKLKLLKNVVLRLNNFSLWISELSSFLSYSPEKILKKVLQDTNYFSWISSCYNDVNISEKRIQDVIFFSEWFKKTLVGDCFNLPMKLEDVLIRFFCGDFNHPIQDNKNKKFDGLQLMTIHASKGLEFSVVCIIGVEEGTLPHKKSIMDGNITEERRLMYVGITRAKNQLLLSFCKKKKRFGIFVNLKPSRFLFELPKKEIFWVKYIAK; encoded by the coding sequence ATGATATTAAATAAAATTCAACAAAAAGCTCTTCATATAATTAATGAACCTTGTTTAATTTTAGCGGGAGCCGGTTCAGGTAAGACTAGTGTTATTATTAATAAAGTAGTAACATTAATTACAATCTATCAATATGATCCTAAAAAAATTTTTGCTGTTACATTTACTAATAAAGCTGCAAAAGAAATTGAATTACGATTATTTAAGAGATTGACGATTAAACAAATTCAAGATATTACTATATCGACATTTCATTCATTAGGTTTAAAAATTATTCGAAGTGAATATAAATGTCTAGGTTTAAAATCAAATTTTACTTTATTTGATGAAAGTGAACAATTACGGCTTTTAAAAAATATAACACGTAGTATGAAAAATTGTAATGTTTTTTTTTTAAAAAAACTACTATATCAAATTTCTTATTGGAAAAATAGATTATTAAATCCAAATTTAGCACGTAAATATACTAATTCTTCTGTAGATAAACAGTATATTTTTTTTTATGAAAAATATGATAGTTTTCTTAAACAACATAATATATTAGATTTTAATGACTTAATTTTTCTACCAACCATTTTATTAAAAAATAATATCAATATTAGATTACGTTGGCAAAAAAAAATTCAATATTTATTAGTAGATGAATATCAAGATATTAATATAAGTCAATATGAGCTAATTAAATTATTATGTGGATATAATTCTAATTTTACTGTGGTAGGTGATAATGATCAGTCTATTTATTCTTGGAGAGGTGCTCAACAAAAAATTTTTTATTTATTAAAATATGATTTTCCGAATTTAAATATTATTAAAATGGAACAAAATTATCGTTCTTCAGGTTGTATATTACATGCAGCTAATATTTTAATTTCAAATAATGCTAACTTTTTTAATAAAAAATTATTTTCAAAATTAGATTATGGTAATAAAATATATATTATTATGTCTATTAATGAAATATATGAAGCTCAAAAAATAATTACATATATTAAAAATCATAAAAAAAAAAATAATAAAAAATATAAAGATTATGCGATTTTATATCGTAGTAATTATCAAGTTAAGGTAGTAGAATCAGAATTAATTTATCAAAATATTCCTTATTATATTCATTCAGGACGATCTTTTTTTGATTTATTAGAAATTAAAGATTTATTAGCATATTTACGATTAATTATAAATCATAACGATGATTTAGCTTTTTTACGTATTATTAATACCCCGAATCGGAGGATAGGATTAGTTACACTAAAAAAGTTAAAAGATTTTGCACATATCAATAAAATTAGTCTTTTTGTTGCGAGTACTGATAAAAGAATAAAATTAAAATTACTGAAGAATGTTGTTTTACGATTAAATAATTTTTCCTTATGGATTTCAGAACTCTCTTCTTTTTTATCTTATTCACCAGAAAAAATTTTGAAAAAAGTTCTTCAAGATACAAATTATTTTTCGTGGATTTCATCTTGTTATAATGATGTTAATATTTCAGAAAAAAGAATACAAGATGTAATTTTTTTTTCAGAATGGTTTAAGAAAACATTAGTTGGTGATTGTTTTAATTTACCTATGAAATTGGAAGATGTATTAATACGTTTTTTTTGTGGTGATTTTAATCATCCAATTCAGGATAATAAAAATAAGAAATTTGATGGATTACAATTAATGACAATACACGCATCAAAAGGATTAGAATTTTCAGTAGTTTGTATTATTGGTGTTGAAGAAGGCACTTTACCACATAAAAAAAGTATTATGGATGGTAATATTACAGAAGAACGTCGTTTAATGTATGTAGGAATTACAAGAGCAAAAAATCAATTACTTCTTAGTTTTTGCAAAAAAAAGAAAAGATTTGGTATATTTGTTAATTTAAAACCCAGTCGATTTTTATTTGAATTACCAAAAAAAGAAATTTTTTGGGTAAAGTATATAGCTAAATAA
- the ilvC gene encoding ketol-acid reductoisomerase, whose protein sequence is MKNFFNSLSFREQLIELKTGFLMDKNEFLNSKKILQGKKIVIVGCGAQGLNQGLNLRDSGFNVSFVLPKKSIKNKSFSWQNVTKENFHVDIYENLIPDADLVINLTPDKQHTKVVKKLQMLMKKDSTLGYSHGFNIVEEGEQIRSDITVIMVAPKCPGTEVRKEFLMGFGVPTLIAVHKKNDPYLKGLNIAKSWAFGLGSHKAGILQSSFIAEVKSDLMGEQTILCGMLQACSLVCYEHLIEKGYSSDYSATLLQFGWERLAECMKAGGIKLLLSRLSISSRIRVHELSVQLKNLLKPLFCLHMDDIISGNFSKKMISDWQCGDKQLIKWRKNLRKSSFENASLYDNRKILDYEYFDKCSLMVAMLKAGVELSFETMIDTGITPESAYYESLHELPLITNTISRKRLYEMNLVISDTAEYGSYLFSDRAIPLLKKFLKSLRSDDLGESIKDSFISNVQLLKLNNLINKHPIEKIGEKLRLYMKDMRSSVYNIKK, encoded by the coding sequence ATGAAAAATTTCTTCAATTCTCTTTCTTTTAGAGAACAATTAATTGAGTTAAAAACTGGTTTTTTAATGGATAAAAATGAATTTTTAAATTCTAAAAAAATATTGCAAGGTAAAAAAATTGTTATAGTAGGATGTGGGGCTCAAGGATTAAATCAAGGATTAAATTTAAGGGATTCTGGTTTTAATGTTTCTTTTGTGCTTCCCAAAAAATCTATAAAAAATAAATCATTTTCTTGGCAAAATGTTACTAAAGAAAATTTTCATGTAGATATATATGAAAATTTAATTCCTGATGCTGACTTAGTTATTAATTTAACTCCAGATAAACAACATACTAAAGTAGTAAAAAAATTACAGATGTTAATGAAAAAAGATTCTACTTTAGGATATTCTCATGGTTTTAATATTGTAGAAGAAGGAGAACAAATTCGTTCAGATATTACAGTCATTATGGTTGCCCCAAAATGCCCCGGAACTGAAGTACGAAAAGAATTTTTAATGGGTTTTGGTGTACCTACTTTAATTGCTGTTCATAAAAAAAATGATCCATATTTAAAAGGATTAAATATTGCTAAGTCATGGGCTTTTGGTTTAGGTTCACATAAAGCTGGAATTTTACAATCTTCTTTTATTGCAGAAGTTAAATCTGATTTAATGGGAGAACAAACAATTTTATGTGGGATGTTACAAGCATGTTCATTAGTATGTTATGAGCATCTTATAGAAAAAGGATATAGTTCCGATTATTCTGCTACATTATTACAATTTGGTTGGGAAAGATTAGCAGAATGCATGAAAGCCGGTGGAATAAAGTTATTATTATCTCGTTTATCAATTAGTTCTAGAATTCGTGTACATGAATTATCAGTACAATTAAAAAATTTATTAAAACCATTATTTTGTTTACATATGGATGATATTATTTCTGGTAATTTTTCTAAAAAAATGATATCTGATTGGCAATGCGGGGATAAACAATTAATAAAATGGAGAAAAAATTTAAGAAAATCCAGCTTTGAAAATGCTAGTTTATATGATAATAGAAAAATTTTAGATTATGAATATTTTGATAAATGTTCTTTAATGGTAGCAATGTTAAAAGCAGGTGTAGAATTATCTTTTGAAACTATGATTGATACAGGTATTACTCCTGAATCAGCTTATTATGAATCATTACATGAGTTACCATTGATAACAAATACTATTTCTAGAAAAAGATTATATGAAATGAATTTAGTTATATCAGATACAGCTGAATATGGTAGTTATTTATTTTCAGATCGAGCAATCCCTTTATTAAAGAAATTTTTAAAATCTCTTCGTAGTGATGACTTAGGAGAATCAATTAAAGATTCCTTTATTAGTAATGTTCAATTGTTAAAGTTAAATAATTTAATTAATAAACATCCTATTGAAAAAATTGGAGAAAAATTACGTTTATATATGAAAGATATGAGATCTTCAGTATATAATATTAAAAAATAA
- the ilvD gene encoding dihydroxy-acid dehydratase, which yields MPIYRSSTTINGRNMAGARALWRATGVKDEDFGKPIIAIVNSFTEFVPGHIHLRNLGKLVSKEIIKYGGIPKEFNTIAIDDGIAMGHSGMLYSLPSRELIADSIEYMINAHCVDAMVCISNCDKITPGMLLAALRLNIPSIFVSGGPMESGKIILNNNIIKIDLVDAIAHGANENTSNKILSNIEHSACPTCGSCSGMFTANSMNCLTEAIGLSLPGNGTILATHVDRKKLFLKAGKIIVKNTKDYYENNNIQLLPKSIFTISTLKNAMILDIAMGGSTNTVLHLLALAYEAKINFNITDIDYLSRKVPHLCKISPSTSLYHMEDLHRAGGVFGILSELSKINLLDTSVHNILGLTLKDTIKKYDIHGNRNKNNFSFYSSGPGGVKTIIPFSQSFRWDTLDIDRISGCIRSEKYAYSKDGGLAILTGNLAKKGSIVKTAAIDQNNMIFSGPARVYESQDDAVYAILHKKIKPGDIIVIRYEGPCGGPGMQEMLYPTTYLKSIGLDKKCALITDGRFSGGTSGISIGHISPEAANKGLIALVYNGDLISINILKRSITLNVSLEEIKKRRHEEEKRGDKAYTPKNRLRNISDSLKIYSIFATSADKGAVRDLKKIHL from the coding sequence ATGCCAATATATCGTTCATCTACAACTATTAATGGAAGAAATATGGCTGGAGCAAGAGCATTATGGAGAGCAACAGGTGTTAAAGATGAGGATTTTGGAAAACCCATAATTGCAATTGTAAATTCTTTTACGGAATTTGTTCCTGGTCATATACATTTACGTAATTTAGGAAAATTAGTTTCTAAAGAAATTATTAAATATGGGGGTATTCCAAAGGAATTTAATACCATTGCTATTGATGATGGAATTGCTATGGGTCATTCTGGTATGTTATATTCATTACCATCACGAGAATTGATTGCAGACTCTATTGAATATATGATTAATGCGCATTGTGTAGATGCGATGGTGTGTATTTCTAATTGTGATAAAATTACACCCGGTATGTTATTAGCTGCATTACGATTAAATATTCCATCTATTTTTGTTTCCGGTGGACCGATGGAATCAGGTAAAATTATATTAAATAATAATATAATTAAAATTGATTTAGTAGATGCTATAGCTCATGGAGCTAATGAAAATACATCCAATAAAATTTTATCTAATATTGAACATTCAGCTTGTCCAACCTGCGGTTCTTGTTCTGGTATGTTTACTGCGAATTCAATGAATTGTTTAACGGAAGCTATAGGGCTTTCTTTACCCGGTAATGGAACGATATTAGCTACTCATGTTGATAGAAAGAAATTATTTTTAAAAGCCGGTAAAATTATTGTTAAAAATACAAAAGATTATTATGAAAATAACAATATTCAGTTACTTCCTAAGAGCATTTTTACAATATCAACTTTAAAAAATGCTATGATTTTAGATATTGCTATGGGCGGGTCTACAAACACAGTTCTTCACCTCCTTGCTTTGGCTTATGAAGCTAAAATTAATTTTAATATAACGGATATTGATTATTTATCTAGAAAAGTTCCACATTTATGTAAAATATCACCTAGTACATCATTATATCATATGGAAGATTTACATCGTGCAGGAGGAGTGTTTGGTATTTTATCCGAGTTAAGTAAAATTAATTTATTAGATACTTCAGTACACAATATACTTGGTTTGACATTAAAAGATACAATTAAAAAATATGATATCCATGGTAACAGAAATAAAAATAATTTTTCTTTTTATTCTTCAGGTCCAGGGGGAGTCAAAACTATTATTCCATTTTCACAATCATTTAGGTGGGATACATTAGATATAGATCGTATAAGTGGTTGTATTCGTTCTGAAAAATATGCGTATAGTAAAGATGGCGGATTAGCTATATTAACTGGTAATTTAGCAAAAAAAGGAAGTATCGTTAAGACCGCGGCTATTGATCAAAATAATATGATTTTTTCAGGTCCAGCTAGAGTATATGAAAGTCAGGATGATGCTGTATATGCTATTCTGCATAAAAAAATTAAACCAGGAGATATCATTGTTATTCGATATGAAGGACCTTGTGGTGGACCAGGAATGCAAGAAATGTTATATCCTACAACATATTTAAAATCAATCGGTTTAGATAAAAAGTGTGCTCTGATAACTGACGGTCGATTTTCAGGAGGTACATCAGGTATTTCTATTGGACATATTTCTCCTGAAGCTGCAAATAAAGGTTTAATTGCTTTAGTATATAATGGTGATTTAATTAGCATTAATATCCTTAAAAGAAGTATTACATTAAATGTTTCTTTGGAAGAAATAAAAAAACGAAGACATGAAGAAGAAAAAAGAGGAGACAAAGCATATACGCCAAAAAATCGTTTACGAAATATTTCGGATTCGTTAAAAATATATAGTATTTTTGCTACGAGTGCAGATAAAGGAGCAGTTAGAGATTTAAAAAAAATACACCTATAA
- a CDS encoding IscS subfamily cysteine desulfurase, with translation MKFPIYLDYAATTPVDPKVKEKMNKYCSVNDIFGNAASRSHKFGWEAEESVDIARHEIAKLINSDPREIIFTSGATESNNLAIKGIYEFHKKKNTHIITSKIEHKSVLDCCRYLEHNGCHVTYLTPNKYGVINISQIKEKVQKNTILISIMHVNNEIGSIQDIKSISNFCKKKGIFFHVDATQSVGKIKIDIQEINVDLLSFSAHKIYGPKGIGALYIRRKPRVRLSPQIHGGGHERGFRSGTLPVHQIVGFGEACKILRKKMNKDILHTTYLRNMLWNGLYKVEEIYLNSHFDYVSSHIINISFNFIEGESLLMALKNLAVSSGSACTSASLEPSYVLRAIGIKDELAHSSIRFSIGRFTTSKEIKYAIIAIQKAIHKLRKLSPLWEMFQSGVNMDKILWN, from the coding sequence ATGAAATTTCCTATTTATTTAGATTATGCAGCTACGACGCCAGTAGATCCTAAAGTAAAAGAAAAAATGAATAAATATTGTTCAGTAAATGATATTTTTGGAAACGCAGCATCTAGATCACATAAATTTGGTTGGGAAGCTGAAGAATCAGTAGATATTGCAAGACATGAGATTGCTAAATTAATTAATTCAGATCCTCGGGAAATAATTTTTACTTCCGGTGCTACAGAATCAAATAATTTAGCTATTAAAGGAATTTATGAATTTCATAAAAAAAAAAATACACATATTATTACAAGTAAAATAGAACATAAATCTGTCTTAGATTGTTGTCGATATTTAGAACATAATGGATGTCATGTTACATATTTAACTCCTAATAAATATGGCGTGATTAATATCTCTCAAATTAAAGAAAAAGTTCAAAAAAATACAATATTAATTTCAATTATGCATGTTAATAACGAAATTGGGTCTATTCAAGATATTAAAAGTATTAGTAATTTTTGTAAAAAAAAAGGAATATTTTTTCATGTTGACGCTACACAAAGTGTCGGAAAAATAAAAATAGATATACAAGAAATCAATGTTGATCTTCTATCTTTTTCTGCTCACAAGATATATGGACCGAAAGGAATAGGTGCATTATATATCCGGAGAAAACCACGTGTAAGATTATCACCTCAAATACACGGTGGAGGACATGAAAGAGGATTTCGATCTGGAACACTGCCAGTTCATCAAATTGTTGGGTTTGGAGAAGCTTGTAAGATATTAAGAAAAAAAATGAATAAAGATATTTTACACACTACATATTTACGTAATATGCTATGGAATGGTTTATACAAAGTTGAAGAAATTTATTTAAATAGTCATTTTGACTATGTTTCTAGTCATATTATTAATATAAGTTTTAATTTTATTGAAGGTGAATCATTATTAATGGCTTTAAAAAATTTAGCAGTTTCTTCAGGGTCAGCTTGTACATCAGCAAGTTTAGAACCATCATATGTTTTACGAGCAATTGGAATAAAAGATGAATTAGCACATAGCTCTATTAGATTTTCTATAGGTCGTTTTACAACATCTAAAGAAATTAAATATGCTATAATAGCTATTCAAAAAGCAATTCATAAATTAAGAAAACTTTCTCCTCTCTGGGAAATGTTTCAATCAGGCGTCAATATGGATAAAATTCTTTGGAATTAA
- the iscU gene encoding Fe-S cluster assembly scaffold IscU translates to MTYSKKVLDHYENPRNVGSFSENEKNIGTSLVGAPACGDVMKLQIKVNNNGIIEDACFKTYGCGSAIASSSLMTEWVKGKTLKEAKKIKNTDIAKELELPPVKIHCSILAEDAIKGAIANYNQKYKKIK, encoded by the coding sequence ATGACATATAGTAAGAAAGTATTAGATCATTATGAAAATCCAAGAAACGTTGGCTCTTTTTCAGAAAATGAAAAAAATATTGGAACAAGTTTAGTTGGGGCTCCTGCTTGTGGGGATGTAATGAAATTACAAATAAAAGTAAATAATAATGGAATCATAGAAGATGCTTGTTTTAAAACATATGGATGTGGATCAGCAATAGCCTCTAGTTCTTTAATGACTGAATGGGTAAAAGGAAAAACTTTAAAAGAAGCCAAAAAAATAAAAAATACAGACATTGCTAAAGAATTAGAATTACCTCCTGTAAAAATTCATTGTTCTATTTTAGCGGAAGATGCTATTAAAGGAGCAATTGCTAATTATAATCAAAAATATAAAAAAATAAAATAA
- the hscB gene encoding Fe-S protein assembly co-chaperone HscB, with protein MNYFNLFQLPQQFQIDKKVLINKFYDLQKKYHPDMFNKDITDKKNQLSMSIKINKGFNILNNKFTRAKHLLKISKKKHSIKDNKIINKQEILLEQFELYEKIQTIKNQSNAYKKINFFIKKIKNKLSFYFEKFNKNIKKKKINSANKTFFHISFIYKILKKTKKLKKITYKKKEKK; from the coding sequence ATGAATTATTTTAATTTATTTCAACTACCACAACAATTCCAAATAGATAAAAAAGTATTAATTAATAAATTTTATGATCTACAAAAAAAATATCACCCAGATATGTTTAACAAAGATATTACAGATAAAAAAAACCAGTTATCAATGTCAATTAAAATTAATAAAGGATTTAATATATTAAACAACAAATTTACTAGAGCAAAACATTTATTAAAAATATCTAAAAAAAAACATTCTATTAAAGACAATAAAATCATTAATAAACAAGAAATACTTTTAGAACAATTTGAATTATATGAAAAAATACAAACAATAAAAAATCAATCTAATGCATATAAAAAAATAAATTTTTTTATTAAAAAAATTAAAAATAAATTATCGTTCTATTTTGAAAAATTTAATAAAAATATTAAAAAAAAAAAAATTAATTCTGCAAATAAAACATTTTTTCATATATCCTTTATCTATAAAATTTTAAAAAAAACAAAAAAACTAAAAAAAATAACATATAAAAAAAAGGAAAAAAAATGA